The following coding sequences are from one Lathamus discolor isolate bLatDis1 chromosome 10, bLatDis1.hap1, whole genome shotgun sequence window:
- the PDGFRB gene encoding platelet-derived growth factor receptor beta, translated as MEPTMVCPSLKTSLWFLILTGLLEVASEASRLHIEPGDSELVLSLHSSFSLLCYGDGALLWEREGQPLTASLEHRDGVFVSNLTLKNVTGRHTGEYSCAYSPEWAPEAAERKAIYIYVPDPSLVFLPTLTSEELFIFITGYTEAIIPCRVTNPQMQVTLYEKKVENPIPAAYDPQQGFRGFFEDKTYFCRTIVDDQEVDSDTFYVYRIQVSSVNVSISAVQTIVRQGENVTLMCTVSGNELVNFNWDYPRKQAGKTVEPVTDFLPGSTHEIRSILIIQNAELEDSGTYVCNVSEGYHEKTDRKDITVHVIERGFVRFHTRLPSTVYAEVHKSRTIQVEVEAYPPPSIVWLKNNKTLTMESSSEFTITSRNLSETRYQTGLVLVRVKQEEGGFYTIRASNEDDEQELSFHLQINVPAKVVDLKENSSASSGEQTVTCSAEGMPQPEISWSTCRDIKRCSTKGQPTRLLGNESAEIGLRTNATYHAELQVYRVNSTLQLHRVDEPLLLRCTVHNFLGTSSQDITLVPQALPFKVVIISVILALLVLTVISLIILIVLWQKKPRYEIRWKVIESVSSDGHEYIYVDPMQLPYDSSWEVPRDKLVLGRTLGSGAFGRVVEATAHGLSHSQSSMKVAVKMLKSTARSSEKQALMSELKIMSHLGPHLNIVNLLGACTKGGPIYIITEYCRYGDLVDYLHRNKHTFLQCYGEKARREAELYGNTPKEDHVHSHLSLSVESDGGYMDMSKDDSLDYVPMSDMKGEVKYADIESSNYGTPYELDSYSPSAPERTDRVTLINESPLLSYMDLVGFSFQVANGMEFLASKNCVHRDLAARNVLICEGKLVKICDFGLARDIMRDSNYISKGSTFLPLKWMAPESIFNNLYTTLSDVWSFGILLWEIFTLGGTPYPELPMNEQFYNAIKRGYRMSKPTHASDEIYDIMQKCWEEKFEIRPSFSQLVVLMGNLLVDCYRKRYQQVDEEFMKSDHPAVVRTRPTIPRLNNARITASSPAGSILYTSVHQNGGENDYIIPLPDPKPEAVCDLPQEASISRASSMLNEANTSSTISCDSPLGLRQDEEQESDPQPGCQELTTGHQEVEESFL; from the exons CTGGAGACAGCGAGCTTGTCCTCAGCCTCCACAGCTCCTTCTCCCTGTTGTGCTATGGGGATGGAGCACTGCTCTGGGAACGGGAGGGTCAGCCCCTCACCGCATCCCTGGAGCACAGGGATGGTGTCTTCGTCAGCAACCTCACCCTCAAGAACGTGACGGGCCGTCACACCGGGGAGTACTCATGTGCCTACAGCCCGGAGTGGGCTCCAGAGGCAGCGGAGAGGAAAGCCATCTACATCTACGTTCCAG ATCCCTCCTTAGTCTTCCTTCCCACACTGACCTCTGAAGAGCTCTTCATCTTCATCACGGGCTACACTGAGGCCATCATCCCGTGCCGCGTGACAAACCCACAAATGCAGGTGACCCTCTATGAGAAGAAGGTGGAGAACCCCATCCCAGCAGCTTATGACCCACAGCAGGGATTCAGAGGCTTCTTTGAGGATAAGACCTACTTCTGTCGGACAATTGTGGATGACCAGGAGGTGGATTCAGACACCTTCTATGTCTACAGGATCCAGG TCTCATCTGTGAACGTCTCCATCAGCGCAGTGCAGACCATAGTGCGCCAGGGAGAAAACGTTACCCTGATGTGCACCGTGAGCGGCAATGAGCTGGTCAACTTCAACTGGGATTATCCCCGCAAGCAG GCAGGGAAGACTGTGGAGCCAGTGACCGACTTCCTGCCCGGATCCACCCATGAGATCCGCTCCATCCTCATCATCCAGAACGCGGAGCTGGAGGACAGCGGGACCTACGTCTGCAATGTCTCTGAGGGCTACCATGAGAAAACAGACCGCAAGGACATCACGGTCCATGTGATCG AGCGTGGCTTCGTGCGCTTCCACACCCGCCTGCCCAGCACCGTGTACGCCGAGGTGCACAAGAGCCGCACCATCCAGGTGGAGGTGGAGGCCTACCCACCACCCAGCATCGTGTGGCTGAAGAACAACAAGACATTGACCATGGAGAGCAGCAGCGAGTTCACCATCACCAGCAGGAACCTGTCAGAAACCAG GTACCAGACGGGTCTGGTGCTGGTGCGGGTGAAGCAGGAAGAAGGAGGATTTTACACCATCCGGGCTTCCAATGAGgatgatgagcaggagctgTCCTTCCATCTGCAGATAAATG TGCCAGCCAAAGTGGTGGATCTCAAGGAGAACAGCAGTGCCAGTAGTGGGGAGCAGACCGTGACGTGCTCTGCTGAAGGCATGCCCCAGCCGGAGATCAGCTGGTCTACTTGCAGAGACATCAAAAG GTGCAGCACCAAGGGGCAGCCCACCCGGCTGCTGGGGAACGAGTCGGCAGAGATCGGGCTGCGGACCAACGCCACGTACCATGCGGAGCTGCAGGTGTACCGCGTCAACAGcaccctgcagctgcacagggTGGACGAGCCCCTGCTCCTGCGCTGCACCGTGCACAACTTCCTGGGCACCAGCTCGCAGGACATCACGCTGGTCCCGCAGG CCTTGCCGTTCAAGGTGGTCATCATCTCTGTCATCCTGGCCTTGCTGGTCCTCACCGTCATCTCCCTGATCATCCTGATCGTCCTGTGGCAGAAG AAACCTCGCTATGAAATCCGGTGGAAGGTGATTGAGTCCGTCAGCTCCGATGGGCACGAGTACATCTACGTGGATCCCATGCAGCTCCCTTATGACTCCAGCTGGGAGGTGCCCAGGGACAAGCTGGTGTTAG gACGCACCCTCGGCTCCGGTGCCTTTGGACGTGTGGTGGAGGCAACAGCCCACGGCCTGAGCCATTCGCAGTCCTCCATGAAAGTGGCGGTCAAAATGCTCAAGT CCACTGCCCGGAGCAGCGAGAAGCAAGCCCTCATGTCCGAGCTGAAGATCATGAGCCACCTGGGACCTCATCTCAACATTGTCAACTTGCTGGGGGCCTGCACCAAAGGAG GACCCATCTATATCATCACCGAGTACTGCCGCTATGGGGACCTGGTGGACTACCTGCACCGCAACAAGCACACCTTCCTGCAGTGCTATGGTGAGAAGGCACGGCGAGAGGCAGAGCTGTATGGGAACACCCCCAAGGAGGACCACGTGCACAG TCACCTCTCCTTGTCTGTCGAGAGCGATGGGGGCTACATGGACATGAGCAAGGACGACTCCCTGGATTACGTGCCCATGTCTGACATGAAGGGTGAAGTCAAGTACGCCGACATCGAGTCCTCTAATTACGGCACCCCGTACGAGCTGGACAGCTATTCCCCATCAG CTCCTGAAAGAACAGACCGGGTGACGCTGATAAACGAGTCTCCCCTCCTCAGCTACATGGACTTGGTGGGATTCAGCTTCCAGGTGGCCAATGGGATGGAGTTCCTGGCTTCCAAAAAT TGTGTGCATCGTGACCTGGCTGCCCGGAACGTCCTCATCTGTGAGGGGAAGCTGGTGAAGATCTGTGACTTTGGCCTGGCACGAGACATCATGAGGGATTCCAACTATATCTCCAAAGGCAGC ACCTTCTTGCCCCTAAAGTGGATGGCTCCTGAGAGCATCTTCAACAACCTCTACACCACCCTGAGTGATGTGTGGTCCTTTGGGATTCTCCTCTGGGAGATATTCACTCTAG GGGGGACTCCATATCCCGAGCTACCTATGAATGAACAGTTCTACAATGCCATCAAACGTGGCTATCGGATGTCCAAACCCACCCATGCCTCTGACGAAAT CTATGATATCATGCAGAAGTGCTGGGAGGAGAAGTTTGAGATCAGACCGTCCTTCTCACAGTTGGTGGTGCTTATGGGAAACCTGTTGGTGGATTGCTACAGAAAG AGGTACCAGCAGGTGGATGAAGAGTTCATGAAGAGCGACCACCCCGCTGTTGTCCGCACAAGACCCACgatccccaggctgaacaacgcCAGGATCACAGCCAGCTCCCCCGCCGGCAGCATCCTCTACACCTCCGTGCACCAGAACGGGGGTGAGAACGATTACATCATCCCTCTGCCCGACCCCAAACCGGAGGCAGTCTGTGACCTCCCTCAGGAGGCCTCCATCAGCCGGGCCAG CTCTATGCTGAACGAGGCCAACACATCGTCTACAATATCCTGTGACAGCCCACTGGGCCTCCGGCAGGACGAGGAGCAGGAATCCGACCCGCAGCCAGGCTGCCAGGAGCTGACCACAGGGCACCAAGAGGTGGAGGAGAGCTTCCTGTAG